A stretch of Parvimonas micra DNA encodes these proteins:
- a CDS encoding ADP-ribosylglycohydrolase family protein, whose protein sequence is MNNIRDRLKGSLYGFAIGDAMGATTEFMSVAEIKSDYGKLIDIVGGGWLDLKAGEVTDDTQMSICVMEVLMKNDFKNFKKDVADSFVAWYDTKPKDIGNQCRRALAFYKESGNYIAEDNTALGNGSLMRALPSALLNSEKSIELNFIQGDITHNNDICRNILKEYTEIIKAHILEKRISLKRRVLLEPKGYIVNTFNNAIYWSEKKSFEDCIIGAVNHGGDADTIAGIAGSIAGAKFGYESIPKRWVEKLDKEVVKKLEEFLEFISKTYGGSI, encoded by the coding sequence ATGAATAATATTAGAGACAGGTTAAAGGGTTCGCTCTACGGATTTGCGATTGGAGATGCAATGGGAGCGACTACTGAATTTATGAGTGTGGCTGAGATAAAAAGTGATTATGGAAAGTTAATTGATATAGTAGGTGGAGGTTGGCTTGACTTAAAGGCTGGAGAAGTTACAGATGATACACAGATGTCAATTTGTGTTATGGAAGTTCTTATGAAAAATGATTTTAAGAATTTTAAGAAAGATGTAGCTGATAGTTTTGTGGCTTGGTATGATACAAAACCTAAAGACATTGGAAATCAATGTAGGAGAGCATTGGCTTTTTATAAGGAGTCTGGAAATTATATTGCAGAGGATAATACTGCTTTGGGCAATGGAAGTCTTATGAGAGCTCTGCCTAGCGCACTATTAAATTCAGAGAAATCCATAGAACTTAATTTTATTCAGGGAGATATTACTCATAATAATGATATTTGTAGAAATATTTTAAAGGAATATACAGAAATTATAAAAGCTCATATTTTAGAAAAGAGAATAAGTTTAAAAAGGAGAGTTCTTTTAGAACCTAAAGGATATATTGTCAATACTTTCAATAATGCTATTTATTGGAGTGAAAAGAAATCTTTTGAAGATTGTATCATTGGTGCTGTAAATCACGGCGGAGATGCAGATACAATTGCAGGGATTGCAGGAAGTATCGCTGGTGCAAAATTTGGATATGAAAGTATTCCTAAAAGATGGGTTGAAAAATTGGATAAAGAAGTAGTGAAGAAATTGGAAGAATTTTTAGAATTTATTTCTAAAACTTATGGAGGGAGTATTTAG